One window from the genome of Streptococcus halotolerans encodes:
- a CDS encoding CHAP domain-containing protein, producing MTTANEVVSWAKNLANQGGGVDYDHAYGTQCVDLPNWILGKFFGKSIWGNAIDLLTSAKQAGYIVINDATGVNPKAGDLFVMRTYAHPYGHTGLVIADSDGHTLKTIEQNVDGNADALVIGGPARYVTRQFNQWDGKVIGWIRPPYSNTSAPKATLATAGKLKDERATFTVNVSLLNVRDKPSVKGNIVAQYGKGMSLNYDSVYVADGYIWVSYISRTGARRYIACGVAQGNRNIAPYGTFK from the coding sequence ATGACAACAGCAAACGAAGTCGTCAGTTGGGCAAAAAACCTCGCTAATCAAGGCGGCGGTGTGGATTACGACCACGCCTACGGCACCCAATGCGTTGACCTCCCTAACTGGATTTTAGGCAAGTTTTTTGGTAAGTCCATTTGGGGAAATGCCATTGATTTATTAACAAGCGCTAAGCAAGCGGGATATATCGTGATCAACGATGCGACCGGTGTTAATCCTAAGGCAGGGGATCTATTTGTCATGCGGACTTATGCTCATCCATATGGCCATACTGGTCTCGTTATCGCCGATAGCGACGGGCATACTCTCAAAACTATCGAGCAAAACGTGGATGGTAACGCCGATGCGCTTGTTATCGGTGGTCCTGCTCGCTATGTAACGCGTCAATTTAATCAATGGGACGGTAAGGTCATCGGCTGGATTCGTCCGCCATACAGTAATACAAGTGCACCAAAAGCAACGCTAGCGACTGCTGGCAAACTTAAAGACGAGCGAGCAACCTTTACCGTAAATGTATCACTATTAAACGTCCGTGATAAACCATCCGTTAAAGGTAATATTGTAGCGCAATATGGTAAAGGCATGTCACTTAACTATGACAGCGTCTACGTCGCTGATGGTTATATCTGGGTATCGTACATCTCACGCACTGGAGCACGTCGCTATATCGCTTGCGGAGTCGCACAAGGTAATCGCAACATAGCGCCTTATGGCACGTTTAAATAA
- a CDS encoding gp58-like family protein produces the protein MYTFLDQFDNEYGAIATIEVTNAVNGERSIKGDIYSNDTVLNNLDKGWRLRFQDEYFVIVYAKPKDLGDKIQLSFDAVHQFFWDFSKKVANEQLKDGSHTFETYLNFIFKDTDYRFNLEENVKAFEKQSFGYKSKLALFNDIISASGLEFQVNGKVVRILEKTGTDLSTVVRKNFNMNELTIEKHIDGFITYQKGFGKWHDPDDHSKGRLEVEYESPLAKEFGRLEGEPVVDERYTDTKSLLSRVRQNVEDSYIISVQIDLEDLTRADYHYKQPIAGDYIMAINETLGFQEKLRIVSFTSQYDSKGTLISHKVTCNDLGSVKKQSTSYTKLSKSVTAANEQVQGALITANKALVTADGKNTAYFGTEFPLDNPKGSLTKGDIFYRKVGDRTLMYFWNGSDWEDNPVLNDVESFKRDIDSQFKTVTETMQRNDAEHQKGIDDLLAKAGVNKSLAEEAKRIGNQAKLDAANALSKALDYKNEAITEAQRLDTVEREATETKLATAKSQAVAEANKLVETAKSLLNDQVSGVSTDLNQTKEAIKLLATKTSVDDLTGRISSAESSLKVQANQIASRVKTSDFDQAKERLSTAESSITQLGNRITTEISETVAKIPSEIGTRNYFRGYKYNEEITLNSYQGVGSFTQFYDRITYNLSESDGKTFTISFEAISPNGETPLEIYNRNENPQYFNFASRRIGIIGNTWHKFTRTVTVSTQTISNSTNSNRLEIYAPSKTGVKVRNIKVELGDVATDWSPAPEDMVSEIENVKTTITQTAEGQEQLSTRLTETQGKVSSAETKITQLIGNVSSKVSQTDFDNVKKIIQNNSTSITQNQNAINLKADKTVTDRLAQSVEQTKADLKITSDAVATKVSKSDFDATTQRLNSAETIIQAQAGQIEQRLTRTQVEQAITSKGYATNTTVQNLVKETTDGFERKISRVESKIPTDYDNQNLWIKSKSSGYSAVEKLPDNHITQQSECYRLNNGTQLIFNIEPEYSARLYRKVTFSAWVKYSDVVRGDNFWNVFNCFKHVIYRRNSKTGAESSVDYTTPRSFEGTSDWKYISFTLDYSTQTQYDQLKTSLAFRMENAASGTAWVTGVKVEIGDRATRYSLAVEDTITVTEFNEVKDTVDSHTRTIGDMRGNIGSVAMTASGLLARVSSAETDLSTVQSQLAGSWAVRNLTSSGTVLNQLNLNRDGSVKIDGKLVQITGTTYIQDGVITSAKIANLDAAKITTGTLNAANVNIVNLNANKLVGLDANFIRSKIELAMIDWMKGKTITAQNNAMRINLNDGQLLYYTDQAAMKRVLDGYPNQFVKFATGEVTGKGRAGVTVIGSNRYGTESSDDGGFVGIRAWNGSIIDKIDVVGDKVHLASSAFESADGWEVITLPNKLTIDAYNINHRVSSRVKVGDVWLWKNSTTYSSVKDTLNLIIDNLVILHNNKTTAKDYSYTLPGKI, from the coding sequence TTGTACACATTTTTAGATCAATTCGACAACGAATATGGCGCAATCGCAACGATTGAGGTTACAAATGCTGTTAACGGCGAGAGGTCAATCAAAGGTGACATTTATTCTAACGATACAGTTCTTAATAACTTAGATAAAGGTTGGCGCTTGCGGTTCCAAGATGAGTATTTTGTCATTGTATACGCTAAACCCAAGGATCTTGGAGACAAGATTCAATTATCATTTGATGCAGTTCATCAGTTCTTTTGGGATTTTTCGAAAAAGGTCGCCAATGAACAGTTGAAGGATGGTTCGCATACATTTGAAACGTATTTAAATTTTATCTTTAAGGATACTGATTATCGCTTTAATTTAGAAGAAAATGTAAAAGCTTTTGAAAAACAATCGTTTGGATACAAATCTAAATTAGCATTATTCAACGATATTATTTCTGCCTCTGGTCTAGAGTTCCAAGTAAATGGTAAGGTTGTGAGAATCCTAGAAAAAACTGGGACAGACTTATCAACAGTTGTTCGAAAAAACTTCAACATGAATGAATTAACCATCGAAAAGCATATCGATGGTTTTATTACTTATCAAAAGGGTTTTGGAAAATGGCATGATCCTGATGATCATAGTAAAGGTCGGCTTGAGGTTGAATATGAATCCCCATTAGCTAAAGAATTTGGTCGTTTGGAAGGGGAACCTGTTGTTGATGAGAGATACACTGATACTAAATCTTTATTGTCTAGAGTCCGCCAGAATGTAGAGGACTCTTATATCATATCTGTCCAAATTGATCTTGAAGATTTAACACGAGCTGATTATCATTACAAACAGCCTATCGCTGGTGACTATATTATGGCTATTAACGAAACACTAGGTTTTCAAGAGAAACTCCGCATCGTTTCGTTCACTAGCCAGTATGATTCTAAAGGAACTTTGATTTCTCACAAAGTCACTTGTAATGATTTAGGGTCAGTTAAAAAACAATCAACGTCGTATACAAAGTTATCTAAGTCAGTTACTGCAGCTAATGAACAAGTTCAGGGAGCTTTAATCACAGCTAACAAAGCTTTGGTAACCGCAGATGGTAAAAACACCGCTTATTTTGGGACAGAGTTTCCTCTTGATAATCCAAAAGGAAGTTTAACCAAAGGTGATATTTTTTACCGAAAAGTCGGCGATAGAACTTTGATGTATTTTTGGAATGGCAGTGACTGGGAAGATAACCCTGTTTTAAATGATGTTGAATCTTTTAAAAGGGATATTGACTCTCAATTTAAAACAGTAACCGAAACCATGCAACGCAATGATGCTGAGCATCAAAAAGGCATTGATGATTTGCTTGCAAAAGCTGGGGTTAATAAATCGTTGGCTGAAGAAGCTAAGCGGATTGGTAACCAGGCTAAGCTGGATGCTGCTAATGCTTTATCAAAGGCTTTAGATTATAAAAACGAAGCTATTACAGAAGCGCAGAGGCTAGACACAGTTGAGAGAGAAGCAACAGAGACTAAGCTGGCAACTGCTAAAAGCCAAGCTGTGGCAGAAGCTAACAAGCTAGTTGAGACAGCCAAGAGCCTCTTAAACGATCAGGTTTCTGGAGTTTCAACTGACCTGAACCAAACCAAGGAAGCAATCAAGCTACTAGCTACTAAGACCTCCGTCGACGATTTGACAGGTCGTATTTCATCCGCTGAATCTAGTTTGAAAGTCCAAGCTAATCAGATTGCTAGTCGTGTCAAGACAAGCGATTTTGACCAAGCTAAAGAACGGTTGAGCACTGCTGAGAGTTCTATCACTCAGTTGGGTAATCGGATTACGACTGAGATTAGTGAGACGGTGGCGAAGATACCAAGTGAGATAGGAACAAGGAATTATTTCAGAGGGTATAAGTACAATGAGGAAATAACTTTGAATAGCTACCAAGGTGTAGGTAGTTTTACTCAATTTTATGACCGAATCACTTATAATCTATCTGAATCGGACGGGAAAACCTTCACAATTTCGTTCGAGGCTATCTCTCCAAATGGAGAAACTCCATTGGAAATATATAATCGCAATGAAAATCCTCAATATTTCAATTTTGCATCAAGAAGAATCGGGATAATAGGAAATACGTGGCATAAGTTTACTAGGACAGTAACTGTTTCCACACAAACTATTTCCAACTCAACTAATTCCAACAGGCTTGAGATCTACGCTCCAAGTAAAACAGGTGTCAAAGTTCGTAATATCAAAGTTGAATTGGGCGATGTTGCAACAGACTGGTCCCCAGCTCCTGAAGATATGGTATCAGAGATTGAGAATGTCAAAACAACTATTACCCAAACTGCTGAAGGTCAAGAACAGTTATCAACCAGACTGACAGAAACACAGGGTAAAGTAAGTAGTGCTGAAACTAAAATTACCCAGCTTATCGGCAATGTCAGTTCGAAAGTTAGTCAAACTGATTTTGATAATGTTAAGAAAATCATACAAAATAATAGTACATCTATCACTCAAAATCAAAATGCTATCAACCTTAAAGCTGATAAAACTGTCACAGATAGACTTGCTCAATCTGTCGAACAAACAAAAGCAGATTTGAAGATTACATCTGATGCGGTTGCAACTAAGGTATCCAAGTCAGATTTTGATGCAACCACCCAACGATTAAATAGTGCTGAAACAATCATTCAGGCTCAGGCTGGTCAAATCGAACAGAGATTAACAAGAACGCAAGTAGAGCAAGCTATTACGTCTAAAGGATATGCAACAAATACCACCGTCCAAAATCTCGTCAAAGAAACGACAGATGGTTTTGAGAGGAAAATCAGCCGTGTAGAAAGCAAAATACCGACAGATTATGACAATCAAAATCTTTGGATAAAATCAAAATCTAGTGGCTATTCGGCAGTAGAAAAATTGCCAGATAATCACATTACTCAGCAATCAGAGTGTTACAGACTAAATAACGGAACACAGCTAATTTTTAACATCGAACCAGAATACAGTGCTAGGCTTTATCGAAAAGTTACATTTAGCGCTTGGGTTAAATACAGCGATGTCGTTCGAGGTGATAATTTTTGGAATGTATTTAATTGCTTCAAGCACGTTATATATCGTAGAAATAGTAAGACTGGCGCAGAATCATCTGTTGATTATACTACTCCCCGATCGTTTGAAGGGACGTCTGACTGGAAGTATATAAGCTTTACCCTTGATTACTCCACACAAACACAGTATGACCAACTAAAAACAAGTTTGGCTTTCAGAATGGAAAATGCAGCAAGTGGAACAGCGTGGGTCACTGGTGTAAAGGTTGAGATAGGAGATAGAGCAACTAGATACAGTCTGGCTGTAGAAGATACGATTACCGTAACAGAATTTAACGAAGTCAAAGATACAGTTGACAGTCATACTCGTACCATAGGCGATATGCGAGGTAATATTGGGTCTGTCGCTATGACAGCTAGCGGATTGCTGGCTCGGGTAAGTAGTGCAGAGACAGACTTAAGTACAGTACAGTCTCAACTTGCTGGCTCGTGGGCAGTACGTAATCTGACTAGTTCCGGAACGGTGCTTAATCAATTAAATTTAAACCGTGATGGGTCTGTAAAGATTGACGGTAAATTAGTCCAAATCACTGGAACCACCTATATCCAAGATGGTGTTATTACATCTGCTAAAATAGCTAACTTGGATGCGGCTAAGATAACCACTGGAACACTCAACGCAGCCAATGTCAATATCGTCAATCTCAATGCTAATAAGCTGGTTGGACTTGACGCAAACTTTATCAGATCCAAAATCGAATTGGCAATGATCGACTGGATGAAAGGTAAGACAATCACAGCGCAAAACAATGCCATGAGAATTAATCTTAATGATGGGCAACTATTGTATTACACTGATCAAGCTGCTATGAAACGGGTTTTGGACGGTTATCCAAATCAGTTCGTTAAATTTGCGACAGGTGAAGTTACTGGAAAAGGACGAGCTGGCGTAACTGTTATTGGCTCAAATCGCTATGGCACTGAGTCGTCTGACGACGGTGGGTTTGTAGGTATTCGTGCTTGGAACGGAAGCATCATTGATAAGATTGATGTTGTTGGCGATAAAGTACATCTTGCAAGCTCTGCATTTGAATCAGCGGATGGTTGGGAAGTTATCACATTGCCTAATAAACTAACGATAGATGCTTATAACATCAATCATCGTGTGTCATCAAGAGTAAAAGTAGGAGACGTTTGGCTATGGAAAAATAGCACAACTTATTCTAGTGTTAAGGACACGCTTAATTTGATTATTGATAATCTAGTGATACTACATAATAACAAAACGACAGCAAAAGATTATAGTTACACCTTGCCAGGCAAAATTTAA
- a CDS encoding DUF1366 domain-containing protein: MRAWNVVGKYPVYDDGGEITHTEIAIASTTGGYATYTERVVGNHIDKAEVELVELCREAHFKSEYANRAMAESVQKIDEMETIVKDAKQFMTESTKKFENMQTAQSELVERLSKAEEERNSRFSAIEGKFQILNGSMMEMLTEFYANAEESEVIEDENIENTDKVGGSDNSTDNSETEKE; encoded by the coding sequence ATGAGAGCTTGGAACGTTGTAGGAAAATATCCCGTTTATGATGATGGCGGGGAAATAACGCATACCGAAATTGCTATTGCCTCAACAACTGGTGGCTATGCGACATATACCGAACGTGTTGTCGGCAATCACATAGATAAAGCAGAAGTGGAACTGGTGGAACTTTGTCGTGAGGCACATTTTAAGTCCGAATATGCTAATCGGGCTATGGCTGAGAGCGTGCAAAAAATTGACGAAATGGAAACAATTGTCAAAGATGCCAAGCAATTTATGACCGAGTCTACCAAAAAATTCGAAAACATGCAGACAGCTCAGTCAGAACTTGTTGAGCGATTGAGCAAGGCAGAAGAAGAACGAAATAGTCGATTTAGTGCTATTGAAGGCAAGTTCCAGATCCTGAATGGATCCATGATGGAGATGTTGACTGAGTTTTACGCCAACGCGGAAGAGAGCGAGGTCATAGAAGATGAAAATATTGAAAACACTGATAAGGTCGGCGGTAGCGACAATTCTACCGATAACTCAGAAACAGAAAAGGAGTAA
- a CDS encoding phage tail domain-containing protein: MDLLIEKGSEAVKLSELGLYNIAIAESSSSTSLSRRNVKGRNGFIFDGVTFDDKTISVSARIAVENLQAYYQKIDDLRGFLYNAEPFYITKMVSTNADLYDFELPGQKEGDFLNQKVVLTKWHYRHKVVMDDDIGFSFMGKSSQGLKYNVSFKFITVELPYGETIPKTMTLSGGTVPYAGTAKLSQLEWPFVVEMISSGNQAGFYLEIDGRRFTYTQIGDLNSGDTFRLTGIETRKNGSVVNNKTNYAYFELTPKRSGTVKYETNFNGTIKLLNFVELYQ, translated from the coding sequence ATGGATCTACTAATTGAAAAAGGTTCGGAGGCTGTGAAACTCTCTGAGCTTGGTCTTTATAATATCGCAATAGCTGAATCATCTTCCTCTACAAGCTTGTCTAGGCGAAATGTTAAAGGCCGTAATGGTTTTATTTTTGACGGAGTCACTTTTGATGACAAAACAATCAGTGTATCAGCACGTATTGCAGTGGAAAACTTACAAGCCTATTATCAAAAGATTGATGACCTTAGAGGTTTTTTATATAATGCTGAACCATTTTATATTACGAAAATGGTGTCGACTAATGCAGATTTATATGATTTTGAATTACCTGGTCAAAAGGAAGGTGATTTTTTAAATCAGAAAGTTGTTTTAACTAAATGGCATTATCGTCATAAAGTTGTCATGGACGATGATATTGGCTTTTCATTTATGGGCAAAAGTTCTCAAGGTCTTAAATATAATGTTTCGTTTAAATTCATCACGGTTGAATTACCTTATGGTGAAACGATCCCTAAAACCATGACACTGTCAGGAGGTACAGTCCCATATGCAGGTACAGCCAAATTAAGTCAATTGGAATGGCCCTTTGTCGTAGAAATGATCTCTTCAGGTAACCAAGCGGGCTTTTATTTAGAAATCGATGGAAGACGATTTACTTATACTCAGATTGGGGATCTTAATTCTGGCGATACATTTAGATTGACAGGAATTGAAACCCGTAAAAATGGCTCAGTTGTCAATAATAAGACCAATTATGCTTATTTTGAATTAACACCCAAAAGGAGCGGAACGGTGAAATATGAAACTAATTTCAACGGAACGATCAAGTTGTTAAACTTTGTTGAATTATATCAATAG
- a CDS encoding CD1375 family protein, translated as MMVLLIAMNIVDEHFDFSFKDVPRIFKKRVKAQLELMGHPELADDNVINFVPKEG; from the coding sequence ATGATGGTATTATTAATAGCAATGAATATTGTAGACGAACACTTTGATTTTTCGTTTAAAGACGTTCCGCGCATCTTTAAGAAGCGTGTCAAAGCTCAACTTGAACTTATGGGACATCCCGAACTGGCAGATGATAATGTTATTAATTTTGTGCCTAAAGAGGGATAA
- a CDS encoding FtsW/RodA/SpoVE family cell cycle protein — MLLLVVGFVSIYIATSNDYPDKVTQVMLQQGAWVIIGLMFAFVVMLFNTEFLWKISPFLYLLGLGLMVLPLFFYSSSLVESTGAKNWITIGNTTLFQPSEFMKIAYILLLAESALWFHERYLEQTIKRDLQLLAVFLVVTIPVLILLGLQKDFGTAMVFLSILVGMSFLSGVSWKIVLSVFLTTLVSLLIFLLVFLWEPGREFLYHMGMDTYQINRISAWLKPFDFATSIAYQQTQGMLSIGSGGVLGKGFGVLELSVPVRESDMIFTVIAEDFGFLGAAVTLALYLVLIYRMIIITLESNNQFYTYISAGFIMMILFHIFENIGAAIGILPLTGIPLPFISQGGSSLISNLIGVGLVLSMAYQNQRQKEEAREERYSKLTN; from the coding sequence ATGTTATTACTAGTAGTTGGCTTTGTTTCCATATATATTGCCACAAGCAATGATTATCCTGACAAGGTTACTCAAGTCATGCTGCAACAGGGAGCTTGGGTGATCATTGGATTGATGTTTGCCTTTGTCGTCATGCTATTCAATACCGAGTTTCTCTGGAAGATTAGCCCTTTTTTATATTTGCTTGGATTAGGGCTGATGGTTTTACCCTTGTTTTTTTATAGTTCCTCACTAGTAGAATCTACTGGGGCTAAAAACTGGATTACAATTGGTAATACTACCTTATTTCAACCGTCAGAATTTATGAAAATTGCTTATATCTTACTATTGGCAGAATCAGCCTTGTGGTTTCATGAGCGTTATCTAGAGCAAACTATTAAACGTGATTTGCAATTACTAGCTGTCTTTTTAGTGGTTACCATTCCAGTTTTGATTTTGCTTGGTTTGCAAAAAGATTTTGGAACAGCCATGGTCTTTTTATCTATTTTAGTTGGGATGAGTTTTTTATCAGGTGTTAGTTGGAAAATTGTGTTAAGTGTCTTTCTGACTACCTTAGTGTCCTTATTGATTTTTCTCTTAGTTTTTTTATGGGAACCAGGTCGTGAATTTTTATACCACATGGGAATGGATACCTATCAAATTAACCGAATATCTGCTTGGTTAAAACCATTTGATTTTGCAACAAGTATTGCTTACCAACAAACCCAAGGCATGTTATCTATCGGAAGCGGCGGTGTCCTTGGCAAAGGGTTTGGCGTTCTTGAATTATCAGTACCTGTCAGAGAGAGTGATATGATTTTTACTGTCATTGCTGAAGACTTTGGCTTCCTTGGTGCAGCGGTTACTCTAGCACTTTATTTAGTACTTATTTACCGCATGATTATCATTACATTAGAGTCTAACAATCAATTTTATACCTATATTTCTGCTGGCTTTATCATGATGATTCTCTTTCATATTTTTGAAAATATTGGAGCAGCAATTGGTATTCTCCCACTAACAGGAATCCCGTTACCGTTTATTTCACAGGGAGGTAGTTCACTTATTTCTAACTTAATTGGTGTTGGTCTTGTCTTGTCAATGGCTTATCAAAATCAACGTCAGAAGGAAGAAGCGAGAGAAGAGCGCTATAGCAAGCTTACAAATTGA
- a CDS encoding Fic family protein: MAIQGIDKLPVKLTEKEAVMLYKKLAEVNKVLGKLDAVLSSSIINTSILSLLSYNESVQSTRIEGTQVTFHEIMETTRSGAKNWQQREVFNYKEAIDDGFKAIREGDAISTRLLKKLHKTLMSDEARGTTANGGEFRKIQNFIGPDDKIEHASYIPIGANEIAEYMTNLEFFANGEAHSSLTQGLEIDSEYVNYDSDALLRIAVVHAQFESIHPFLDGNGRLGRILIALMAVKENLLDYPVFFVSEELEKERIRYYNALNAVRGEEPDWIPWLTLFLNASEQMAKNILRKINNADSHAKSGLQKCHSQAQKDVWLSTFNLPIATPKQLADLTGYHPATVKKSLDKLVENGLLDRDNTVKRNIPYYNYELLRVISNF; the protein is encoded by the coding sequence ATGGCTATTCAAGGTATAGATAAACTTCCTGTAAAATTGACAGAAAAAGAAGCTGTAATGCTCTACAAGAAGTTAGCAGAAGTTAATAAAGTTCTTGGTAAATTAGATGCTGTTCTGTCCTCTTCGATTATCAATACATCTATTTTAAGTTTGTTATCCTACAATGAATCAGTTCAGTCAACAAGAATTGAAGGGACGCAGGTAACTTTCCATGAAATCATGGAGACGACTAGAAGCGGTGCTAAAAATTGGCAACAAAGAGAAGTTTTCAATTACAAAGAAGCTATTGATGACGGTTTTAAAGCTATTCGCGAGGGCGACGCTATAAGTACACGCTTATTGAAAAAATTACATAAGACCTTGATGTCAGACGAAGCTAGAGGTACAACCGCAAACGGAGGGGAGTTTCGAAAAATCCAAAACTTTATAGGTCCAGATGATAAAATTGAACATGCTTCGTATATACCAATAGGAGCTAATGAAATTGCTGAGTATATGACTAATTTAGAGTTTTTTGCCAATGGCGAAGCTCATTCAAGTTTAACGCAAGGCTTGGAAATTGATTCTGAGTATGTTAATTATGACAGTGATGCTCTATTGCGAATAGCAGTAGTTCATGCACAGTTTGAATCTATTCATCCATTTTTAGATGGTAACGGTAGATTAGGTCGTATTTTGATTGCCTTGATGGCAGTAAAAGAAAATCTTCTCGATTATCCTGTATTTTTTGTTAGTGAGGAGTTAGAGAAAGAAAGAATCAGATACTATAATGCCTTAAATGCTGTCAGAGGAGAAGAACCAGATTGGATTCCATGGTTAACCTTATTTCTAAATGCTAGTGAACAGATGGCAAAGAACATTCTAAGAAAAATAAATAATGCAGACAGTCATGCAAAATCAGGATTACAAAAATGCCATTCTCAGGCTCAAAAGGATGTTTGGTTAAGTACCTTTAATCTTCCTATTGCAACTCCTAAGCAATTGGCTGATTTAACTGGATATCATCCTGCAACAGTAAAGAAATCGCTCGACAAGCTTGTTGAAAACGGGTTATTAGATAGGGATAATACAGTTAAAAGAAATATTCCTTACTATAACTATGAGTTACTTAGAGTTATTTCCAACTTTTAG
- a CDS encoding phage holin has product MEINWKLRLKNKNFWLSAIPAALLVAQAFAAIFGYTLEVDDFGAKLLVFVNAVFALLTITGIVNDPTTTGLNDSSRAMSYREPK; this is encoded by the coding sequence ATGGAAATTAACTGGAAATTACGACTTAAAAATAAAAACTTTTGGCTATCAGCCATTCCAGCGGCCTTGTTGGTTGCTCAAGCTTTTGCGGCTATCTTTGGTTATACGTTAGAGGTCGATGACTTTGGCGCTAAGTTGTTGGTGTTTGTCAATGCCGTATTTGCGCTATTAACCATTACAGGTATTGTCAACGACCCAACCACCACTGGTTTAAATGACAGCTCACGAGCTATGTCTTACCGTGAGCCTAAATAG